One genomic window of Candidatus Kryptoniota bacterium includes the following:
- a CDS encoding acetylxylan esterase — MRNLIFDCAVWVLLIIIPSRMSFSQQTKVPDGNPRGMYDESRVPRYNLPDPLILSNGEGVHDTIAWIEKRRPELLNLFETYVYGKPAVGRPEHFHWIVNPDSEVTDSSITKRVTLYFSENDLWPKLDVEIVLPRTGKPVPVFVVSTWYPDAPLLLSRGYGLVRYDAREIEPDDKDSAYTKGIRKFFDPPDRKQATADEWGTIAAWSWVASRVMDYLVTDKNIDSNKICILGFSRFGKAAMWAGALDTRFAIVFSCESGCGGATIVRRGFGETVRLINEQFPHWFNGNFKKFNDRVSDLPVDWHMLIALMAPRPVYLSTAEDDWWGDPRGTFLAAKAAESVFALFGEKGMNVSEMPPPESQVGSFIGYHMRKGRHGLTSYDMDLFMRFADSHFESNASK, encoded by the coding sequence TTGAGAAATCTGATTTTTGATTGCGCAGTCTGGGTACTATTGATTATAATTCCTTCAAGAATGTCTTTCTCCCAGCAGACAAAAGTCCCCGACGGCAATCCTCGGGGCATGTACGATGAATCCCGGGTCCCGCGGTACAACCTTCCTGATCCGCTTATTCTCTCTAATGGTGAGGGTGTCCACGATACAATTGCATGGATTGAGAAACGCAGACCCGAGTTGTTGAACCTGTTCGAGACATATGTCTACGGGAAACCTGCAGTTGGAAGGCCGGAACATTTTCATTGGATTGTGAATCCGGATAGCGAGGTAACCGATTCATCCATCACGAAGAGAGTCACTCTTTATTTCTCTGAGAATGATCTCTGGCCGAAACTCGATGTTGAAATCGTTCTTCCGAGGACCGGGAAACCTGTTCCTGTTTTCGTCGTTTCCACATGGTATCCGGACGCGCCGCTCCTTCTCAGTAGAGGCTATGGACTGGTGAGATATGACGCGCGCGAAATTGAACCTGACGATAAAGACAGCGCTTACACAAAGGGCATCAGGAAGTTCTTCGATCCTCCTGATCGCAAACAAGCGACCGCGGATGAGTGGGGAACTATTGCCGCATGGTCGTGGGTCGCGAGCAGAGTAATGGATTATCTGGTAACGGACAAGAATATTGATTCAAATAAGATTTGCATCCTGGGATTTTCCAGGTTCGGCAAAGCAGCGATGTGGGCAGGCGCGCTCGACACGCGATTCGCGATTGTCTTTTCGTGCGAGTCAGGCTGCGGCGGTGCAACGATCGTCCGTCGTGGTTTTGGTGAAACCGTCCGGCTGATTAACGAGCAGTTTCCCCACTGGTTCAACGGCAACTTCAAGAAATTCAATGATCGTGTGAGCGATTTGCCCGTCGACTGGCATATGCTGATTGCCCTTATGGCACCGAGACCTGTTTATCTCTCCACGGCTGAAGACGATTGGTGGGGCGATCCGCGCGGAACGTTTCTCGCGGCAAAAGCCGCCGAGTCTGTTTTTGCACTCTTCGGAGAAAAGGGAATGAACGTGTCAGAAATGCCGCCGCCCGAGAGCCAGGTCGGGAGTTTCATCGGATATCATATGAGAAAAGGTAGACATGGTTTGACGTCGTACGACATGGATCTGTTCATGAGATTTGCCGATTCTCATTTTGAATCCAATGCTTCGAAGTGA
- a CDS encoding GIY-YIG nuclease family protein: MNKKEIRRQYKETLQPMGMYQIKNLFDGKIFIGSSKNLHGKLNGSRFQLRLGSHMNRALQEHFAKLGEEKFSFEIVDFLKSKDEPRYDYSDELAVLEDWWLEKLGPYHDKGYNKREKVS; this comes from the coding sequence ATGAATAAGAAAGAGATAAGACGGCAATACAAGGAAACATTGCAGCCGATGGGAATGTACCAGATAAAGAATCTTTTCGACGGCAAAATCTTCATCGGCAGCAGCAAGAACCTCCATGGAAAATTGAACGGCAGTAGGTTCCAGCTCAGACTTGGTTCACACATGAACAGAGCCCTCCAGGAACATTTCGCGAAACTCGGAGAAGAAAAGTTCTCATTTGAAATCGTCGATTTCCTTAAATCTAAAGACGAACCGCGGTACGATTACTCCGATGAGCTTGCAGTACTTGAGGATTGGTGGTTGGAGAAACTCGGACCGTACCACGATAAAGGATATAACAAAAGGGAAAAAGTCAGTTAA
- a CDS encoding DUF4038 domain-containing protein, whose amino-acid sequence MKIHHATLITLTILLCAEVAAYCALPDFPLRLSANGRYLVDQNDKPFLIKEISAWGLIQSLSEADEAAFMDSVGSKGFNTLLVSVISYDTRFAGKPPDWNGISPFKVHWDFSTYDTVYFSHVDRVLNMAGKRGMVVLLVACYLGWSGDPNQGWWDELRDKNNSPDKSRIYGRFLGNRYKNFANIIWVAGGDNDADGPSYEHMKNIIEGIKENDHHLWTAHWSANHWSFDNKPYASYLDLNGMYNWTERFLGSAGPQYRTELEKYGSGKMIFQLDQSYENDVPDTIDNLDHQWIRRKNYDGILCGCRGTSFSPGAIDNQCYIFKNWKPLMNTQGMWEAKYCFNLFESRSWQDLIPDSSCDVSGRGAFGDITYACAARTSTGGTMIVYIPTAREIMVDLGRISGKSVRAWWYSPGSGRGIKIGEYPTAGFQKFNPPAAGDWVLVIDDASLDLNGPGTAAAEGIRGE is encoded by the coding sequence GTGAAAATCCATCATGCCACACTGATCACGTTAACAATTCTTCTCTGCGCTGAGGTCGCAGCGTACTGCGCTCTCCCTGATTTTCCTCTGAGGTTGAGTGCGAATGGGCGATACCTTGTCGACCAAAACGACAAACCATTTCTGATTAAGGAAATCTCAGCGTGGGGATTGATACAATCATTGTCGGAAGCCGACGAGGCTGCTTTCATGGACAGCGTCGGGAGCAAGGGCTTCAACACTCTTCTTGTCAGCGTGATCTCATACGATACCAGGTTTGCCGGTAAGCCGCCTGACTGGAACGGGATCTCGCCCTTTAAGGTCCACTGGGACTTTTCGACGTACGATACCGTGTACTTCAGTCACGTCGATCGAGTGCTGAACATGGCAGGGAAAAGAGGAATGGTTGTTCTTCTCGTGGCGTGTTACCTCGGCTGGAGCGGAGATCCTAATCAGGGTTGGTGGGACGAGTTGCGAGACAAGAACAACAGCCCGGACAAGAGCCGGATTTACGGTCGATTCCTGGGGAATCGTTACAAGAATTTTGCCAACATTATCTGGGTCGCCGGAGGCGATAACGATGCCGACGGTCCTTCGTACGAGCACATGAAAAACATAATCGAGGGGATAAAAGAAAACGATCATCATCTCTGGACCGCTCACTGGTCTGCAAATCACTGGTCGTTCGACAATAAACCTTACGCGTCGTATTTGGACCTCAACGGAATGTATAACTGGACGGAACGATTCCTCGGGAGTGCAGGTCCCCAGTACAGGACAGAGCTCGAAAAGTATGGATCGGGAAAAATGATATTCCAACTTGACCAGAGTTATGAGAACGACGTTCCCGACACGATAGACAATCTCGATCACCAGTGGATCCGCAGAAAAAATTACGACGGGATTCTTTGTGGGTGCAGGGGAACGAGTTTCAGCCCGGGCGCGATTGACAACCAGTGCTACATATTCAAGAACTGGAAACCGTTGATGAATACCCAGGGGATGTGGGAAGCGAAGTATTGTTTCAATCTTTTTGAATCACGATCGTGGCAGGACCTTATTCCTGACTCGAGTTGTGATGTTTCGGGGCGCGGAGCGTTCGGTGATATTACTTACGCGTGCGCAGCCAGGACTTCCACGGGCGGAACGATGATCGTCTATATTCCCACAGCACGCGAGATTATGGTCGATCTCGGCAGAATATCCGGTAAATCGGTCCGCGCATGGTGGTACAGTCCCGGGAGCGGGCGGGGAATTAAGATCGGTGAGTACCCAACAGCTGGCTTCCAGAAATTCAATCCTCCGGCGGCTGGAGATTGGGTACTCGTGATAGATGACGCTTCCCTAGACTTGAACGGGCCCGGAACAGCAGCTGCGGAAGGCATCCGCGGAGAATAA